A window of Phycobacter azelaicus contains these coding sequences:
- a CDS encoding GntR family transcriptional regulator encodes MSQSRSNQKDAYALILEAIDVGVFKPGDRLVESDLAERFGVSRTPIREALQRLETQSLLERDGRSLIVASLDHNQMAELYVVRRELEGLAAALAAQHATEEEIRVLQEMVKADDLLVENPTELAKANRRFHEQIHLASHNRYLVQQLDLVHRTMALMATTSLAAKGRGKIAQSEHKGIVDAISRRDAEGASEALKQHISIAFMTRLKQDAGDRSKG; translated from the coding sequence ATGAGCCAGAGCCGCAGCAACCAGAAAGATGCCTATGCCTTGATCCTCGAGGCCATCGACGTGGGTGTTTTCAAACCAGGTGACAGGCTGGTGGAAAGTGATCTCGCAGAGCGGTTCGGGGTATCGCGGACACCTATCCGCGAAGCGTTGCAGCGCCTTGAAACCCAATCGCTGTTGGAGCGCGATGGCCGGTCGCTGATCGTGGCGTCGCTGGATCACAATCAAATGGCCGAGCTTTATGTCGTGCGGCGCGAACTGGAAGGACTCGCCGCGGCGCTTGCCGCCCAGCACGCCACCGAAGAGGAAATTCGCGTTCTGCAGGAGATGGTGAAGGCGGACGATCTACTGGTTGAGAACCCGACCGAGCTGGCCAAGGCCAACCGTCGCTTTCACGAACAGATCCATCTTGCTTCTCATAACCGCTATCTTGTGCAGCAGCTGGATCTGGTGCATCGAACCATGGCCCTGATGGCCACGACATCCCTGGCTGCAAAGGGACGCGGCAAGATTGCCCAGTCCGAGCACAAGGGGATAGTGGATGCGATTAGCAGGCGCGATGCCGAAGGCGCTTCGGAGGCGCTGAAACAGCACATCTCGATCGCCTTTATGACCCGCCTGAAACAGGATGCAGGT
- a CDS encoding pyrimidine 5'-nucleotidase has translation MVKSLFSHVRHWVFDLDNTLYPPSARLFDQIEVKMTDYVMQELGVDRAEADRLRKHYWREHGTTLAGLMQEHEIDPEPYLHAVHDISFDPLEPDADLAARIRDLPGKRIVYTNGSAPYAERVLEARGLSSLFDGIYGVEHANYRPKPERQAFDTVFAKAGIASEAAAMFEDDPRNLEAPHAMGMRTVHVAPDPHERGHIHHHTDDLSSFLARLL, from the coding sequence ATGGTAAAATCGCTCTTCTCCCATGTACGGCACTGGGTCTTCGACCTTGACAACACGCTTTATCCGCCTTCGGCTCGGCTGTTTGACCAGATTGAGGTCAAGATGACCGACTACGTGATGCAAGAGTTGGGCGTCGATCGCGCCGAAGCAGATCGCCTGCGCAAACACTACTGGCGCGAGCACGGCACCACGCTGGCCGGTTTGATGCAGGAGCATGAAATCGATCCCGAGCCGTACCTCCACGCCGTGCATGACATTTCGTTTGACCCGCTTGAACCTGACGCAGATCTCGCCGCCCGAATCCGCGACCTGCCAGGCAAGCGCATCGTCTATACAAACGGTAGCGCCCCATATGCTGAGCGAGTGCTGGAGGCACGCGGGCTTTCAAGCCTTTTTGATGGGATTTACGGCGTCGAACACGCAAACTATCGCCCCAAACCCGAGCGGCAAGCCTTTGACACGGTTTTCGCCAAGGCAGGCATAGCTTCTGAAGCCGCAGCCATGTTCGAGGATGATCCAAGGAACCTCGAAGCCCCCCACGCCATGGGCATGCGCACAGTCCACGTCGCCCCTGACCCGCACGAGAGGGGGCACATCCACCACCACACGGATGACCTGAGCAGTTTT